A single Anopheles arabiensis isolate DONGOLA chromosome 2, AaraD3, whole genome shotgun sequence DNA region contains:
- the LOC120898247 gene encoding uncharacterized protein LOC120898247, whose translation MTKFLEGYQTLTTIIGDDTVDNAIIEAIKCHRVNMLQASYKLYTVDTYFQSAERDRNDPTYGYNLNPYPLWEALYCEANVSMVMEEVLPAIAFRNPVARVVLLVRGIAKYDMLQFFRRAWTRYKMLDILILSRIDYQTLLVCLFNPYLTGRDEMADERNMFCYHLRTMEDVAQFNQEAQRFTYERINNLHHYQLQVAITDVELMSKAVYFQNGSIHRYQYLDGEMVEIFRQRMNFTIKYLELNYQESVGFISSNGSIGGSLKMLEENTIDLAANSRSIMQHPMRNLQYVHFLCPIRLVFVVPFNYFANRYKMVFFHAYSLQMYLTNIAMAVLIPSLLLVLMRRDFSVPAYVKESFRILAIVFACSVALPRNTRHRLVLMGLMFYSIVAYSAWQGITIVQLNQDDEKLRNIQTLEELAETDLDLKAIVTFGNAIRGKAWNGSDVRGRIAARLDVQWTPSNISIIPEVADNRTTAVPIIEYFVEVVRSRYFDSVRKRSKVYFIHEPFIEYLTAMALPKNSPLFPTIRRLTMSCLENGIVNFQLSLIRHKGVLLQIAQNRNRTLRDEPPARKVNLFNMRFVFYVYLNRASSSARSLFGSFSCTGTTSKRCAPSGG comes from the exons ATGACTAAGTTTCTGGAGGGCTACCAAACGCTCACGACCATCATCGGAGACGATACGGTGGACAATGCCATCATTGAGGCGATCAAGTGTCACCGAGTGAATATGTTGCAAGCTTCGTACAAGCTCTACACGGTCGATACGTACTTCCAGTCGGCCGAGAGGGATCGAAATGATCCAACCTATGGCTACAATCTCAACCCTTACCCGCTCTGGGAAGCGTTGTACTGCGAGGCGAACGTGTCCATGGTTATGGAGGAGGTTCTGCCGGCGATTGCGTTTCGCAACCCGGTGGCCCGGGTGGTGCTGCTCGTACGCGGCATCGCAAAGTACGATATGCTGCAGTTCTTTCGCCGCGCCTGGACACGGTACAAGATGCTGGACATTCTGATACTGAGCCGCATCGACTATCAAACGTTGCTGGTGTGTCTGTTCAACCCATACCTGACCGGGCGGGACGAGATGGCGGACGAACGCAACATGTTCTGCTATCATCTGCGCACGATGGAAGATGTGGCACAGTTCAACCAGGAGGCGCAGCGGTTCACTTACGAGCGGATTAACAACCTGCATCACTATCAGCTACAGGTGGCCATTACGGATGTGGAGCTGATGTCGAAAGCAGTTTACTTTCAAAACGGGTCGATTCATCG CTATCAATACCTGGACGGAGAGATGGTGGAAATTTTTCGCCAAAGAATGAACTTCACCATCAAATATCTCGAACTAAACTACCAAGAGTCGGTCGGCTTCATTTCATCGAACGGCAGCATCGGTGGATCGCTGAAGATGCTCGAGGAAAACACGATCGATCTAGCGGCCAACTCGCGCTCGATCATGCAGCACCCCATGCGCAACCTGCAGTACGTCCATTTCCTGTGCCCCATCCGGTTGGTGTTTGTGGTCCCGTTCAACTATTTCGCCAATCGCTACAAGATGGTCTTCTTCCATGCCTACTCGCTGCAAATGTACCTCACGAACATTGCCATGGCCGTGCTCATACCGtccctgctgctggtgctgatgcGCCGTGACTTTTCCGTACCCGCGTACGTAAAGGAGTCGTTTCGCATTCTGGCGATTGTGTTTGCGTGCAGCGTCGCCTTGCCACGGAACACGCGCCATCGCCTGGTGCTGATGGGGTTGATGTTTTACAGCATCGTGGCCTACTCCGCCTGGCAGGGCATTACGATCGTGCAGCTAAACCAGGACGACGAAAAGCTGCGCAACATACAAACGCTCGAGGAGCTGGCCGAAACGGACCTGGACCTGAAGGCCATCGTCACGTTCGGCAATGCGATTCGCGGCAAGGCGTGGAATGGGAGCGATGTGCGGGGCCGCATTGCAGCGCGGCTCGATGTACAGTGGACGCCGTCCAACATCAGCATCATACCGGAGGTGGCGGACAATCGTACAACCGCGGTGCCGATCATAGAGTACTTTGTGGAGGTAGTGCGATCGCGCTACTTCGACTCGGTGCGCAAGCGCAGCAAGGTGTACTTCATCCATGAGCCGTTCATCGAGTATCTGACCGCGATGGCACTGCCGAAGAACTCGCCACTGTTTCCCACCATCCGACGGCTGACGATGAGCTGTCTCGAGAATGGAATCGTAAACTTTCAGCTCTCGCTCATACGGCACAAGGGCGTGCTGCTGCAGATCGCCCAGAATCGCAACAGAACTTTGCGCGACGAACCGCCGGCAAGAAAGGTGAACCTGTTCAACATGCGCTTCGTGTTTTACGTGTATCTG aaccgtgccAGTT